Below is a window of Hydrogenimonas sp. SS33 DNA.
TCGGGTTCTTTCCCTTCCGGGTCGAGGGCCACCGTCAACCCCCGTCGCAGCCAAGGGTCGAAGAGGTCGGCGTAGAGTTTTCTCGCCTGCGCTTTCCCCTGCTCCTGGGCCCGGGTCACTTTGGCGTTGAAAAGGTCGTGAACCGCCACTTTCGCGTAACGGCCCGACATTTTGACGAAGTGGTCGCAGATGCGGCTGTAACTGTCCTGTTCCGGCTTGGCGATGGTAACGACGTTAATCTTCATAGAGGCCGCTTCCCACCACCAGCCACCGCACATGGGCAATGGTGTCATCGATCCGAACGCCGCCGATGGCGGCGACGGGATGGCGGGAGCGCGCCGCCAGTTTCGGCAGTTCTGCCTCCCCCAGCACATTGGCGTCGCTTTTGGTGGGGGTAGCCCGGTAGGCGCCCAGGCCGATGTAGTCGACCTGCAGATCGTTGGCCGCTTCGATCTCTTCGGCATTGTGGGTCGAAAGGCCGATCCACCGCCCAAAGCCCACCGTCTCGCGCAAAACGGCCACCGCCTCCTCGGGGGTGGGACCGAATGTTTCCAAATCTTCCTGCCCCACATGGACGCCGCCGCACAAAGGGGCCAGTTCGGGATGGTCGTTGACGATGACCCTCCCTTCAAAAAGGGGGACGATGGTTTCGAGGCGACGGCGGATCAGATCGACGTCGCCACTCTTGTTTCGGTACTGCAGCAACTCGGCGCCGAGATCGTTGGCACGCCGGACAAACCGCTCGACGCTCCAGCCGTGATTTTGGAGGGAATCTTCGTCGAGGAGGGCGTAGAGGGGCAACTTTTTCATAAAAGAGACTTCTCAGCCCTCTTCTTCCGTCTCCGCCGCCGCTTCGGCCACGGATGCGCTCTCGGTGACGGCAGGCGCCACTTTTGCAACAGAGAAAAGGGTCAGCAGCTCCGCCACCGTCTCCTTCATGACCCGGCGGGGGATCACCTTGTCGATGAGCCCGTGCTCAAGCAGGAATTCGGAGCGCTGGAACCCTTCGGGCAGGTCCGCCCCGATGGTCTGCTTGATGACCCGCTGTCCCGCGAAGCCGATGAGGGCGTCGGGTTCGGCGAGAATGATGTCGCCCAGCATCGCGAAGGAGGCGCTGACACCCCCCATCGTCGGGTCGGTCAGAATGGAGATGAAGGGAAGCTTCGCATCGTCCAGTTTCGCCAGGGCGGCACTGGTTTTGGCCATCTGCATCAGGGAGTAGGTGCTCTCCTGCATCCGTGCGCCGCCGCTGGCGCTGACGATGACGACGCCGCAGCGTTTCTCCAGCGCCCTGTTGACGGCCCGGACGATCTTCTCGCCCTCCACGGAGCCAAGACTACCCCCCATGAAAGCGAAGTCGAAGACCACCAGCTCCGCCGGATTGCCGCCGATTTCACAGGAACCGCTGATGACGGAGGAGGTGCGTCCCGTCTTCTTCTTCGCCTCTTCCAGCCGTTTCTTGTAACTCTTCTTGTCAACGAATTTGAGCGGATCGACCGGTTCGAGGGCGGCATCCTGTTCCACGAAAGTTCCCTCGTCCGCCAGCAGTTTGATGCGCTGTTCGGCGGTCAGGCGCATATGGTAGCCGCATTTGGGGCAGACGT
It encodes the following:
- a CDS encoding thiamine phosphate synthase, whose translation is MKKLPLYALLDEDSLQNHGWSVERFVRRANDLGAELLQYRNKSGDVDLIRRRLETIVPLFEGRVIVNDHPELAPLCGGVHVGQEDLETFGPTPEEAVAVLRETVGFGRWIGLSTHNAEEIEAANDLQVDYIGLGAYRATPTKSDANVLGEAELPKLAARSRHPVAAIGGVRIDDTIAHVRWLVVGSGLYED
- the accD gene encoding acetyl-CoA carboxylase, carboxyltransferase subunit beta, encoding MNFGNIFKSIRKEHPKPAEAPAHWIKCKKCNALMYYKEIEANHYVCPKCGYHMRLTAEQRIKLLADEGTFVEQDAALEPVDPLKFVDKKSYKKRLEEAKKKTGRTSSVISGSCEIGGNPAELVVFDFAFMGGSLGSVEGEKIVRAVNRALEKRCGVVIVSASGGARMQESTYSLMQMAKTSAALAKLDDAKLPFISILTDPTMGGVSASFAMLGDIILAEPDALIGFAGQRVIKQTIGADLPEGFQRSEFLLEHGLIDKVIPRRVMKETVAELLTLFSVAKVAPAVTESASVAEAAAETEEEG
- a CDS encoding 23S rRNA (pseudouridine(1915)-N(3))-methyltransferase RlmH, which encodes MKINVVTIAKPEQDSYSRICDHFVKMSGRYAKVAVHDLFNAKVTRAQEQGKAQARKLYADLFDPWLRRGLTVALDPEGKEPDSETFAAMLEGHAEVTFFIGGAFGHAPEFLKRCDRSLSLSKLTMSHKIAKTVLLEQIYRGLTILHNHPYHK